DNA from Amycolatopsis sp. DSM 110486:
GTGAACGCCGTGCCGAACGAAACCAGCAGCACGGGCTTCCCCGAATCAGGCGGGGTCCACGACTCCGCCAGTCGATCGGGCGACAGGCATGGTCCGACGAACCGGACGTGCGGCCCGACCCGGGAGGCGTGGGGCTGCATCGCTCGCGGAATGAGCGACAGCACCCGCGGGGGGTGGGACAGCCAGGTCCACGCCTCCTCGGTCTCGCCGTTTTCCCGCAGCCACGCGGTCATCGTGCGGGCGTAGTCCACACCGGACGGTGAGGCCTTGATCGGGTCCATCACCGAACTCATGTCCTCGTCGTAGCCCTCCCATGCGACAAGCGTGGGCGACAGCTGCACGGCGGGCACCCCGTACCGGGATCCGAGCAGGGGCGCGCCGAGGCCGCCGATGTCGTAGAGGAGCAGGTCGGGGCGGTCGGCGTCGAACGTCGACAGCAGTTGCGGGTGTACGGCGATCGCCTCGTCCAGGAAGACGCGCATGGCGTCGGCCGGGTCGTCGGGCCACGCGCCGGCCTCGCCGAGGGGCAGGAGGGTCGGGTGGGTCACGACGCGGGCGCCCGTGGGGGTGACCAGTGATTCGAGAGGCGATCCCACCACGTAGCTCACCCGGTGCCCGCGCCGCACGAGTTCGGCGATGACGCCGAGGGACGGGTAGATGTGGCTCGGTGCGGTGGTACCGACCATCACGATGTGTTCGCGCATGAACGACTCCGTCAAAGGGGGAGGACGCGGCGCGCAAGGAAGACGGCCGCGGACGCGCGGCCGTGAAGAGTCACGCCGGGGCTAAAGCTGCCGCAAGCGCTGGAAGATCGTCATGGCGGCCACCGTAACGGCGACCCGGCGCGGGGACCAACCGAATTTCCGACGTCCACCTTTCGTAGGGACTATCGGGCAGAGCGCCGCGATCAACCGGCCGGGCGCGGCCAAGACGACTAACGTCTGGCGGACCCGACAGACGAGAACCCCGACAGAGAAGGAACTCCCGTGAGACGTGCTGTCTTCGCGGCAGTCGCCGTCGCGACGCTGGCCTCGCTGGTCACCGCGCCCGTCGCGTCAGCGGCGCCGGCCACCGCCCCCGCCGCCTACACCCCGCCGCCCGTGGCGTGGGGTCAGTGCGACAACGCCGGCCTGCAGGCGGCCGGCGCCCAGTGCGGTTTCGTGACCGTGCCCCTGGACTACAGCAACCCGGGCGGCCAGAAGGCGCAGCTCGCCGTCAGCCGCATCAAGCACAAGGCGCCGGACGCGCAGTACCAGGGCGTCATGCTCACCAACCCCGGTGGCCCCGGCGGCTCGGGCCTGACGCTTTCGCGCGTCGGCGCCAACGTGCCCAACCACGCGGGCGACGCGTACGACTGGATCGGCTTCGACCCGCGCGGCGTCGGCTCCAGCAAGCCCGCGCTTTCGTGCGACAACAGCTACACGAGCTTCGACCGGCCCTCGTACGTGCCGCTCACGCCGAGCCTCGAGAAGGCGTGGCTCAACCGCGCCAAGGGCTACGCCGAGGACTGCGCCAAGAAGAACCCGAAGGCGCTGCTCGACAACCTGAAGACCACCGACTCGGTGCGCGACATGGACTCCATCCGCGCCGCCCTGGGTGCCGACAAGATCAACTTCTACGGCTACTCCTACGGCACCTACCTCGGCCAGGTCTACGGCACGATGTTCCCGCAGCGCGTGCGCCGTATGGTGCTCGACTCGACGGTGGACCCGCGCGACGTCTGGTACCAGGCGAACCTGAACCAGGATGTGGCGTTCGACCGCAACATCAACATCTGGTTCGGCTGGCTCGCCAAGTACGACAACACCTACCACCTGGGCAAGACGCAGGCCTCGGTGAAGGCGACCGTCGACCGTGAGCTGGTCAAGCTCTCGCTCAAGCCCGCGGGCGGCCAGATCGGACCCGACGAGCTGACCGACGTGATCCAGCAGGCCAGCTACTACCAGCTCACCTGGCTGGACGTGGCAGACGCCCTGTCGGCGATCGTCACGAAGAACGACCCGTCGCTGGTCAAGGCGCTGTTCGAGTCCGACAGCGACAACGGTTACGCCGTGTACCTCGGCGTGCAGTGCACCGACGTGCAGTGGCCGACCAACTGGAACCAGTGGCGCCTCGACAACTGGAAGACCTTCCTGAAGGCGCCGTACTTCACCTGGCAGAACGCCTGGTTCAACGCCCCCTGCGTGTACTGGCCCGCGAAGGCGAGCAAGCCCGTGCAGGTCGACGGCAAGGGCGTGCAGAGCGTGCTGATGATCGACGAGACGCTCGACGCGGCCACGCCGTACGAGGGCAGCCTCGAGGTCCGCAGCCGCTTCCCGGGTGCGTCGCTGATCGCGGAGCCGGGTGGCACGAGCCACGCCATCACGCCGCGCGGCAACGCGTGCGTGGACACCAAGATCGCGGACTACCTGGCGACCGGCGCCCTGCCGGCCCGCAAGCCGGGCCGCACCGCCGACGTCGAGTGCGCGCCGCTGCCGCAGCCGCAACCGGCCCCGTCGGCGTCCGCGCAGGCGAAGGCCAAGGCGGACCCGCTTCCGCTGCTGGGTCACCTCTGACCAGCTGAAACGCCGGCCGAAGCGCCGGGTGGGGCACTGTCCCCGCCCGGCGCTTCGTCGTTTCCAGGGCCCTCGAAAGACCTTGATTTACCAAGTTCGCGGCTCGTAGCACTTTTCATCACAGCGAGGTTTGTGTTACAAAGTTCCCCAGCAGGTTTGCAACGCAAAGTCGATGGGGGACGGGATGA
Protein-coding regions in this window:
- a CDS encoding macrolide family glycosyltransferase, whose amino-acid sequence is MREHIVMVGTTAPSHIYPSLGVIAELVRRGHRVSYVVGSPLESLVTPTGARVVTHPTLLPLGEAGAWPDDPADAMRVFLDEAIAVHPQLLSTFDADRPDLLLYDIGGLGAPLLGSRYGVPAVQLSPTLVAWEGYDEDMSSVMDPIKASPSGVDYARTMTAWLRENGETEEAWTWLSHPPRVLSLIPRAMQPHASRVGPHVRFVGPCLSPDRLAESWTPPDSGKPVLLVSFGTAFTDQVPVYRACLEAFADSPWHVVMSIGSFVSASDLGPLPPSFEVHSRVPQLAVLSAASAFITHAGMGSCTEALWYGVPTVAIPQAADQFGNAAQLETLGVGRHLPASSVTAASLRSAVAEVAGSAEMAARLSSLSTEIHAHGGISAAVDAVEAFLK
- a CDS encoding alpha/beta hydrolase: MRRAVFAAVAVATLASLVTAPVASAAPATAPAAYTPPPVAWGQCDNAGLQAAGAQCGFVTVPLDYSNPGGQKAQLAVSRIKHKAPDAQYQGVMLTNPGGPGGSGLTLSRVGANVPNHAGDAYDWIGFDPRGVGSSKPALSCDNSYTSFDRPSYVPLTPSLEKAWLNRAKGYAEDCAKKNPKALLDNLKTTDSVRDMDSIRAALGADKINFYGYSYGTYLGQVYGTMFPQRVRRMVLDSTVDPRDVWYQANLNQDVAFDRNINIWFGWLAKYDNTYHLGKTQASVKATVDRELVKLSLKPAGGQIGPDELTDVIQQASYYQLTWLDVADALSAIVTKNDPSLVKALFESDSDNGYAVYLGVQCTDVQWPTNWNQWRLDNWKTFLKAPYFTWQNAWFNAPCVYWPAKASKPVQVDGKGVQSVLMIDETLDAATPYEGSLEVRSRFPGASLIAEPGGTSHAITPRGNACVDTKIADYLATGALPARKPGRTADVECAPLPQPQPAPSASAQAKAKADPLPLLGHL